The nucleotide window CCGGATAGACCGCGTAGGGGTGAAAGAACTAAAATATCCGATTGAACTCAGGGATAAATCCCATAGTTCCCAACACACGGTCGCTACCATCTCGATGACCGTCGATTTGCCCCACCATTTTAAGGGGACACACATGAGCCGGTTCTTGGAGGTGCTGAATGCCAATGGCCGTGAGATCCATGTGAAACGGATCCCGGACATATTAAAGAAAATGCAGCAAAAGCTCGAGGCGGATGATGCTCATATCGAAATGGATTTCCCGTTTTTTCTCGAAAAACAAGCGCCTGTGACAAAAGCCAAAAGCCTGATGAATTATACAGGACGCTTTAATGCCAGCATGAGAAAAGGCCAGTTGGATTTTATTACCGGAGTCGTGGTGCCAGTGACCACCCTTTGCCCTTGCTCAAAAGCCATCAGTGCCCGTGGTGCCCATAATCAAAGAGGCGACGTGACCGTGCAGTTACGCTCAAAAAAAGCGATCTGGCTCGAAGATATCATTGCCTTGGTCGAACAAAGCGCCAGTAGCGAGCTTTTTGCACTCCTGAAACGTGAGGACGAAAAATATGTCACGGAGCGGGCTTATGATAATCCGGTATTTGTCGAGGATCTAGTCCGTAATGTCGCTGTCAGGCTAAATAAACATCCCCAAGTCATCTGGTACCGGGTGGAAGCCGAGAATTACGAAAGTATCCACAGTCATAACGCCTATGCGATGGTGGAAAAATCATAAGCAGGCAGGCCATTATTTTTCGATTAGTTTAAAATCGTCAAAATAAGTCTCTCCATCACCCGTCAGCTTGATCGTGATACCCGTGGAGATTGGTTTTCCCGTATAAGTGAATTTATCTTTACCGGTTTTTCCGTCGGCATATTTAAAATTCGGACGGGCTGGTTGGAGAATGGGAAGAACGATGTTAAATGTCATTTCCTTCCATGAGGATCCCGGGATAAAGTCCTTATCCCCTGACTCTGAATATGCAGGAACCGCATCAAAAACTTTTGGGTTTTGGGCATTAGGAACCTCATCTATGAAAACCAGAGCTGACATTTTCAAAACACCCTTCATATTTTTACCTTTGACTTTGAAGCTCAGTTCGTAATTTTTCCCCAGGATCACTGATGGGGATACGGGTGTAAGGGTAATGACACGTTCATCGGGTTTGACGAGTGTATTATTCATAAAATATTTCATCGGAGGCTTCGGAAAATGGATTTTCATGGCGAATTTCCCTTCAGCAGGATTAGATCCAGGATCGATTTCAGTATCGACTACCTCGACAATCCCGTATTGATTTATCGCATTGAGATTGCCGACGTTATTAATGTCTGTGGTGTCCACCCAGTCCGAGGCTACTCGATAACGGAGTAAACTGTCCTCTGCCTTGATATTGACAAGGGTAGCTAGGTCTGGTGCAGATTTTGTGCCTTTATTAATGGCGACCTTGATTCTTCCGTCACTCGGGCTTGCGATGAGAATGTCAGGTAACCCGTCACCATTATAATCAGTCACACAGGGTGTGGCCATGGGGGTGGTATATACGGAGCCGCCGATCTTGATGTTTTCAGTGAATTCCAGTTGGGGAACCCGGGTGGCATCCTTAGGAATAGGTTTGCCTTTATAAAGGCAAAGCGTCCCGGGTGAATCAACGATTCCCTCGCGGCTACCGATGATCAGGTCAAGTATCCCGTCCCCGTCCCAATCAACGACTTGGGGAACGAGTTGCTCGCGACCATAACCATAAGCAAGAATCATTTCGTTTTTTTCGCTGAAACGGGGTACTGAGTCACTCCCTTCATTGAGGAAAAGATGGATGGCATTCGCCGAATAGGTGCCCTCCCCGATGAGGAGATCTTTTTTACCGTCACCATTCCAGTCCACGAGGATAGGAGCAAAGAAATTTCCCCACAGGCTGCCATCCGCACGGGTAGGGATCTGGAGGTTTTGTTTGCTTGTGGCGAGATCAAAATTAGCCATGTCATTGGGGAGTTTGAATTCCGGTCTCTGCTGGGAGCCTGAATTAGGAATACGCACGATGCGCCCGAGATAATCACCGAAAATAATGTCATATAAATTCCCAGAATACTTGCTCAAGGTAAGTTTAGGCGTATTCACAGTGTCTTCATTATTGATAAAAAATACAGGGATCATTTCCCCAGTGGCAAATTCCGGATTGTCTTTTGGTCCTAGGTTTTTAAAGAAATAGAAAAATCCTGTGGCATCGGCTATCACCATATCCGGCAGGCCATCCCCGTCCATGTCTTCATAGGCGATACTGGGGGAAAACGTCCGGCCTTGCTCTTGTTTTCCCTGCACCATGATATTCTTAGTGCGGGGGAGAAATTTAATATTTTTGGAGGAATCCACCCCGTCCCACTGGTTGTCCCGGGTAATAGTCTGTTCAAATCCCCCATTCCGGATAAGGTTATTTTTGTCTTGTCCGGATGCCTCGGTGAGTGTCATACCCATGGCGAGAATGAACAGAAGGAGGTTTTGAAGGGGTTTATTTACACTACTGATTAAAGGGTTCATTACGATTATCTTTGTTTGATTAAAGTTTTAGTCAGTGTGTTACTTCAAAAAGTTCCATCTTATTTGCAAAGTTGTTTAATTTACCTTCGGTGCTGAGACCAAAACAGCTTGGTATTGTAATAGCAGATGGACGACGACATTAATCCCGAGTTTATAGGCTAGAACTACCGTGTCGTTATTGACATTCCGGTAGTAGGTATTCCGCCGGGACCATAAAGCAAAGTTTGTATAAGTTTGATTGGGAGCCTTTTGGGTGCCTTCATCAAATTGTTCAAGTACCTTATCTTTATCATTCAGGGCGACTTGCCATATTTTCCCGTAGGAATTCATCGTATAGAGAACCCCGATCTGGTCACCGATCATCATCACTTCGATTGGTTCTTTGTAGAAATTAATTCCGGAAGGGGTGGTTTTAAGCAAGCTACCTTTTTGGGTGAAAATAGGGTGGCGATCGTCGATGGGTTGAAAATCCTGGTCAGGGTCGGGTAATACCCTTCTCATTTCCCTGCGAAAGGCGATATCAAAACGCGAGTTGCGCCCCGGCATCCCCGCGTCGCCCCAGATCACCCCGCCCGCAAGTAGGAAATCCCGGATATTAGTGACCTCGGCATCCGTGAGTTTAAAGTCTTTGTGTCCCGTGAAATAGACAAAGGCTACTGGGGGTTTAGAGCCAAAAAGGGCATTCCGGTCAGATAGGTCTAAGGGCACACCTTGAACATTAGCTTTTAAACGTTTGTTCCAACGCGTGATCTGTGTCATGAGGTTGGGGATACCGCCAAATTCCACCCTTTGCCCATCCGCGGAGAGTTTAATATTTTGATCCCAGTCACCACCTGCATATTTGGCGACATAACAGGTGAATTGGCCTTGGACACCGGTCACCCCGCCGCCTGCTGTATTTCCCACACCAAAGGGGGTGCTCCCTTCGGCACCAGTGCTCATACGGGTATTAATGCTGGATAAACGCTCCTTACTCATAGCCGGGGCTGATTTACGTGCCGCGGTAGGGGTGGGGATATTTTTGACTTGGGTCTGGATTTTTTCGACATTTGGCCCGACACTGGCGGAGACATTGATCTCAGGCATGAATGAGGGGGCGCTGGCGTTTTCCGAGACGATAATATCCTTCATGTCCGGGGCTGAAGTCTCCGCCACATCCGTCTGGGGAATCTCTACATCGACTTCATTCGGATTTGCATCGGAGGGCGGAGCGGGAGGGGGTCCGGGGGGCATGGCAATAAAGTCTGTCGATTCAAATTGCCCCGTTACGACATGTTTAACGGCTTCCACGATGACGATACCACCAAATATGGCCAGTAGAGCGACATGCAGTCCGAGTGCGATAAGGAAAAACCGTGAGGCCATCAAAGCATATACAAAACGCTTGATGACGCCTAAGTGGTCCTTGCCTTTTTCTATTGTTGTTTTTTTCTTTGCCATTGACTGGGTTCCTTAGGAAATTATCCTCCGAATGAGAGGCTTTTGACTCCTGATGCTGTACAAGCACTCAAAACTTGAGTGATACGTTCATGCCGTACCATAGGTGAGGGTGTGATTATCACGGGTTGTTTCTCGCCGAATTTCGCCACGACCTCCTTTAGGCGGGCTCGGAGTTCAGATAATTCAGGGCTCGGATTATCAATCGGGAGCTGGTTCCAGAAGACCTGGCCATTTTCATCGATGTCCACATAGATAGGCACCTCCACGGTTCCCGCATGTTGGGGGCTTCCCTTTGTGGGGAGATTGATCCCGAGCTCCATCTCCTTTTGTTGGAGACTTGCGGACGCCATAAAGAACAGGAGCAGGACGAATACAACGTCCACCATCGGCGCAATTTGCAACCCCACATCACCATCTGAACTAGCTCCGCTTGACATGATTTTTTCCTTCGTTAAAAAAAGTTCTATTATTTTGACACCGAAATCCCCGAGAAGGTTCCCGGTATTTGGATTATGATGCCGGGGCCGGGGCGGGTTTTTTCGCCCCTTTTCCATCTTCGACCTCACCACTGACTACTGAATAAGTAATATTGACGACCTTTGCCTTAGCGGCAGCCCGCATGATTTCTTGGATATAGGAATAACGGACATTTCTACCGGCACGGACAAGGACACGGAATAGTGACCTTTTTTCCGGGGGGACAGCCTCATAACGTTGGCTGATCAGATCCGTGATACGGCTGGGATCGCCGAATTGCTGGCCCCCGTCCACTACGAGTGAGCCACTATTAGCACTATCATCCCAGCTTGCATTAATGACGACCTCTAGGGCTTTTTTATCTTTGTCCTTTGCGTAGAGCACACTGGGTAATTTGATCTCCTCACCGGAGTATTTCACCATTTCGTCGGTCGATGAGATCGCCATAAAAAATGTCAGGAGCACCAAAAGCACATCGATCATGGGGGCGACTTGGAACTCGATATCCTCGGGGGGAAAGAGTTCCTCTTTGTGCCTCTTACGACGGCGTTTTTTATGGTTATGATCTGATTCGGACATTGTTTTTTTCCTGACCCACTCTGTATGGGTAACGGGGATATCAGGCGGTCATTTAACTCCATTGGAGCACAGTGCCACATGCGTGGCAGCTGGGTTGCCCCACGGCAACAGCCGTCCCACAGGAAGGACATGCCACTGTTTGTGCGACTCCAGCCGGGGGTGTGACAACACGGGAGACGCTGGCAGCGGGATTAGCACCCGCAGCGGGAGGTGGCGCAAAGATATCGCCGATTTTGATCCCGTGGATTTCTCTGAATGGAATGTCGTCGCGGAGGCGGTTGATTTTCAGGGAAGCGACGAGGACTTGTTGGGCGACCATATTCCGGAACACGTAGTAAAAGACGAATCCGGGAATAGAGACCAAAAGACCCGCGGCCGTCGCGACAAGCACGTGACCGATGTTGGCGGCGAGTTCCCGTGTGGCGGATGGGCCGGCATTGGCCATCGTGCCGAAGGCACCCATCATACCAAAGACCGTACCCGTCAGACCAAGCATGGGGGCGACGACCCCGATAACGGAGAGGTAACTGATTTTACTGTTGAGTTTTGATGCCTCTGTTTTGGTGGCTTCTTCAATGGCCTGCTCCATGGAGTCCTCGCCTTTACCGACTCGTTCGAGGCCGATCTTCATGATATTCGCCATAAAGCAGGGGTTTGTTTTGCATAGCTCCCAGGCTTCCTGGTAATTTCCGGCATTCAGGGATTGTTTCAAACGGGCAAAGAGGGGTTCGGGAGCCATTCTTGATTCACGAAGGTTATAGAAGCCGTCCATGATGATCGTGAGCATGAATACGGAGATTAATCCCAGTATGACGACGGTCATACCACCCTGTTTAATATAAAAGAAAAGGTTTTGTGTTTGCTCCGGCTCAGCCACTCCGGCCTCACCACCTACAGCAGGGGCGGCAGCCTCTTGGGCGGATACAAAAGTTTGGGATACCAGCCACAAGGACATGCTCAATAGTAGGATGGCGATGAATTTGGTTTGTATATTGAATTTCATATCTGCTTATACCGGGGGGTTTAGTTTGTTTATGTTAATCTTTAAGGAACAAATACTACGGGGGTTTGTTTTGGGGTATTTTTGGCTTTTTTTAAAGCATCAGCCTTGGCCTGAGCTTGGGATGCGATTTCCTGATACCCGTTATAGATTACGGCGCTTTTGAGGTAACACTCAAGGGCTTTCGAGTAATCCTTCTTTTTTTCATAAGCTTGTCCGAGGATATAGAATGCCTCACAAAAAGCGCGTTCCTGTGCACGGGTGGGGGATTGTACGGCGGCAGCTTCTTTTTCGAAACTCGCTAATAACATCATGACTTTGTCCGTCTCCCCTTTTCCATAGGCGATTTTTGCTAGACCGACATTGGCACGGGAGGCTTGGTCAGGATAAATCTTTGCAAATTCAATATAAAGGGGCTCCGCCTTGGCGAGGTTATTGAGTGCTACATAGGCATCCGCCACGGTGATGATGGCCGTCCCGATCTTTGGGTCAATGACACCTTTGTACTGGATAATGAGAGGTTCTAAAATGGTAATGGCCTGTTGATATTTCCCTGAAGCAAATTGTTTCATCGCGTCGTCGTAAGTGGGCGGGATATCCAGCACTAGGGAATTCATGTCCTTGTAAAAAAACTTCAGCGAGAGCTCTTGTCCACTCTTGGCATCCTTGTATTTCATCATGACTGCATCCGGGAAAACTTGCGTGATTTTTCCACTTACCACCTCCCCGCTTTTGCGTGTGATCACGTCTTCACTATGAGCGACTGCGCTTAGAAAAGAGGCGATAATGGCTACGCTGGCAAATTTGATAATCCGGTTTATGGGGTTTGGCATGTATGAGATTCCATTTTGTAACAGTAGTATTTCACAGCGTCAAATAAAACCTTGCCAGAGAGAAAGGAAAATTTGTCTTATTTACCTTGTTGCCTGATGGCTTCGTAGAGCACGATCGCAACCGAATTCGCCAGATTCAGGCTGCGGGCGTGTTCATTAAACATCGGGATTTTGATGGTTTGCCCCGCAAATTGCTCCAGTAATGAGTCCGGTAGCCCTTTGCTTTCCCGGCCAAAGACGAGATAATCCCCCGCCACAAAACGGGCCTCGGTGTAGTACTGGTCGGTTTTTGTCTCAATGAAAAACAGGCGGGCGGGTTTTTCCCCGGCCATGAACTCCTCCCAATCCTTCCACTGGCGGATATCGACATTTTCCGCATAATCCATCGCCGCCCGTTTCATGGCTTTGTCATCGAAGCGGAATCCCAGCGGGTGGATCAGGTGCAGGATGGAATTCGTCGCGGAACACAGCCGCATGATATTACCGGTATTAGGAGGGATTTCCGGCTGGTAGAGGACGATGTGGAATGAGGGATTCATATTAATGGGGAAAATATTTTTCAGGGATTAATAGAAGACTTTCATCAGATAAAGCCCGTCTGGAGGAGAGGTGACCGATGCGAGGCGGCGGTCCTTGGCTTTCAAGATTCTTTTGACATCGTCCGGGGATAATTTTCCTAGGCCTACGGAGACCAATGTGCCGGTGAGGCAACGCACCATCCGGAAAAGAAATCCTCCGCCTTTGAATTTTAATGTGAGCAAATTGCCTTTTTGCGCCCCGAAATGGGCGGAATCCCCTGCGCTGATGGGGGTTTCCTTGATCGTGATCCTGTGCAAATCGCGCACCATCGTCGAGCGTTCATAACGCGTAGTCACCGTAAACGAGCTGAAATCGTGTTTACCCACCAAGTGTTTGGCGGCCCTGCGCATGGCGCGGACATCGAGGGGTTGCCACAACCACAAAGCACGTCCGTCCCAGAGGGCGGGCATGAAGGGCGTATTAAAGATGAGGTAATGGTATTCCTTGCCCTTGGCCATGAAGCGCGCATGGAAATCATTCGCTACGACTTGCACCCGGTGGATCCTGATGGTGGTGGGGAGGACTGTATTGAGGGCAATGATCATTTTTTCCGGGTTCACCACAGGCCGGTCATTTTTCTGGCGGAAAGAGGCGACTTGGCCGAGGGCATGGACCCCGGCATCCGTGCGTCCGGAGCCTTCAATGAGGATTTCTTCGCAAAGGATTTTGCTGAGGGCGAGCTCAATGGTTTTTTGAACCGTGACACCATTATTCTGTGTCTGCCATCCGGAATATGGGCGGCCATCATAGGAAATGGTGATTTTGAAAGTGCGCATGGTGATGGCTGACGTTTTAACCATAGCCCGCTATGAATGTCCACCCTCAGAAAGATGTCCTTTGGCCAGTGGGGAAGGAGAGAACTCATGCTTTTTATCGGGGGAGGGCGCGGGTCGTAGGCGAAAATCTGTTCTTGCAAGGTCTGGCGCTGTTGGTTTTACTCTTGACCCACTATGGCAGACGAGATCAAAAAAAAATCACAGGCAGACGAACCCGCGCAAATGGAGCTTCCGATTGAATATCATATCGAGCAATTCTGGTTAAAATACAAAAACCCGATTGTTTTTGGGGTGATCTTGATTTTGGCCTTTGCGATTTTTACGGCAATATATAAACATAACCTGACCAGCAAGGAACAGGATTCCCTCGTCGCGTTGAATAAGGCTGTCACCGCCGGTAATATCGACCAAGTCGCTTCTGTTTTTGAAACATACCGGGGTACAAAAGCCGCCTCCCAAGCATTACTTTTGGTTGCGGACATGAATTTCCAACGTGGCCAGTACACTCAATCTCAAGAACTTTACCAGCGTTTCATCCGTGAATATCCACAGAATGAATTACTTGCCGCTGCATTTTATGGGGTAGGAGCCTGCCAACAAGCCTCTGGTAAAGTCGATGAAGCCCTGAGCACATACTTGAGCCTGCAAAAATCCAAGCCCACCGAAATCTGGACCTATCACGGATTACTTGCCGCTGCAAGTTGCTACGAGATTAAAGGACAGCCCGCCGCCGCCCGGAAAATATATCAAGACATCATCTCCGGTGCCGCCCCTGACTCCATCAAAATGCAGGCACAGTTTAATATTAAGCGCTTAGGTTGATTGGGACCCGTTTTTCTCAGTATCCCCATAAAACTAAGCCGCCATGCGTAATGGCCTAAAAAGCATTTTATCCCGTGACATGCGCATTGCGGGTTTGGAAGGGCAGTGTGCACCCGCACGATCATTTGCCGCTGGTGCCTCCCGGTCAAAACGGTTCCGTTGCAATTTGTCGAACCTCAGTTTCTTTAGGGTGTATGATCTTAGCATGAGATCTATAAAAGCTTAAACCATGCCAATTCACCTGAACCAGGGAATCACTCTAAACCTTTTGTTTGAATCCTTAATTTACTTGTTCGTCTTTTTCCGAGAGGAAACTCTCGACTGAGCCGGTGAGTAAATCGATTAATTCCGGGGCCATGAATGTGTATTCATCGGGAATATCCAGGAGGATGATCGGCGGGAGTGAATGGAATCCCGGGAAAAGGGATTTGATCCGGGCTTCATACTTTCTTTCCATGACTAGGATATTGTCTGCCCAGAGCAGGTCGGGCTCGCCGATCCGCCTTCGGCTACTCTCAGCGGTTCCTGCTGAACGCACAGTCAGCCTCGGGTCATTACGGAATATTTTCTCAGCGGTCGGACTCCGGCGTTGGTTGCGTCCACAGATAAAAAGGATTTTAAGCGGTTGCCCGGTGGACATGGCGGGTTATTTCGTTTTTTCTTCGAGGTCGGCAAGGTAGGCGAGGGCTTCTTCGCGGGAGGTGCCGCACATTTCAGGCATTGGTCGCAAATTGTTACAGACCGTGGGGCGTTCAGGCAGGCCAAAGAGTTTACACCGATAGTCCTGAGTGAGGTGAATGCAGGTGACCCCGGCCGGTTTTCCCTGGGGGAGTCCCGGCATGGGAGATGAAATGGAGATAGCGATACAGCAGGCTCCGCACCCCATTCGGCAGGTGAATCCGTCTGAACTGGATACGGAGCGGTTTACAGGCATTATTATATTTATTTTCAGGATGCCTGCCCTAGGCATCCATAGGGTCGGCAAACGCAATCAGGAGATGCGGCTGCCTTGATGATTAAAAAATCAAACCGTTTCAACGACAGTTTTGAGGATTTTTTGGGTTTCCACAGGGCGGTCACCGGGGGCTTTTTTGCAATCCTCGATTTTCTGGATAATGTCGTAACCTTCGACGACTTCACCAAAAATGGTGTGTTTCATATTGAGCCAGGGAGTTTTGGCTGTAGTGATGAAGAACTGGCTGCCATTGGTGCCCGGACCGGCATTAGCCATAGCCAGAAGGCCGTTGCGGTCAAATGATGCTTTTGGAGTGACCTCGTCTTCAAAACGTTTGCCCCAGCAGGATTCCCCACCAGTGCCGGTTCCTGTCGGATCACCTCCTTGGATCATAAAATCTTTAATGACACGGTGGAAAATAACCCCGTTATAATATCCTTTATTGCAAAGGGTCGTGAAATTTTCACAGGTTTTTGGTGCGATCTCCGGGAAAAGTTTAAATTTAATATTTCCCTGGTTGGTTTCAAAGGTGACAAATGTTGTGCTCATAATCCCGCATTTATGACCGAAGCCTCTGAGAGATTCAAGGATGAAAACTGGGATGAGGTGAAACACTGTAATGATATCGAACGGGATTGTCCCCGGATTCATCATGGCTGTGGGAAATTAAATCCCGGCAACTACCCCTATTAAATAGTAGTCTCAGGAGTAGGGGAGTCTATCGGGAGATGTCAAAACGGTAAAAAGGGGACAAAAAAGAACGGTTTCTCTATGGGATGACGCAAATTACTATTGATTGAAGAGCAGAGGCAATTATTGTGTCCTTATGTTGCTTGAACACCTCCATCACAGACCTAAACCTGCCAATAAAAAAATCCAGCTCATGACCACTTGTCTTTGTGACGCATTCTTTGACGATGTCGCAAAGGCCACGGTTCAAGTCCTCGAGTACCTCGGGTGTGAGATTTCCCTCCCGGATGAACAGACCTGTTGCGGACAGCCAGCCTTTAACGGGGGTGATTGGCCATCCTCACGTCGGGTCGTCAGGCATACGGCAAAAGTTTTCCATTCTGATGACACAGTGGTGACACCGTCAGGCTCTTGCGCGGCGATGCTTTTCCATGGGGCATTATTAGAGTTTGAGAAAGAAAAAGATTTACCTGAGATCGAGAAGCTTGCCAATAAGACATGGGAATTAACCGATTACATTTATAACGGCCTCGGGATCAAGACCTGGCCGGGCAAACTCAATGCCAAAGTCGCCTTCCACCGTTCCTGCCATACCCGAGGAACGGAAAGTGGTCCGGCATCACTGGCTTTACTTGATTCGATCGAAGGACTCGAAATCATGCCTTTCGGGGAAGGGGAACAGTGTTGTGGTTTTGGAGGGACATTTTCGGTCACATTCCCATTCATCTCCAGTCAGATGGGCCATGCAAAGCTGGCCCATGCACAAGCGTCGAACCCTGATTATCTGGTCAGTGGTGATATGGGGTGCCTCATGCACTTAGGAGGGATTGTGGAACGTGACGGGATGAAGCTAAAAACACGGCATGCGGCCCAAATCCTGAGGGATTCACTTATTGAAGGAGGGCTCATCTAATGGCCTACCAAAAAATCGATTCCTATGCGCAGACTCTTGATGAGGAAGTGCGCACTTCGGTAAAAAATGCCTCAGCCCTGAAAACCAAATCCCGTGTGGACAGCCTCTGGCGTGATTTCCAAGATCCGGACAAATTGCGTGAGGTCTCCGGCCTGATAAAGCAGCATGTCATAGAAAACCTGGATACCTACCTGCCCAAAGTCGAGGAGGCCCTGACCGAACGTGGAGTCAAGGTCCATTGGGCCAGTGATGCGGAAGAAGCCCGTAAAATCATCCTAGGATTAATGCAGAGTATCGGTGCCAAAAAAATGGTGAAATCAAAATCCATGGTATCCGAGGAAATCGAGCTGGGTCATTACCTTGAAAAGCATGGGATGGAAGCTGTCGAGACAGATTTGGGAGAGTATATCGTCCAGATAGACCATGACCATCCGAGTCATATCGTGACCCCGATCATCCATAAAAACCGCCGCCAAATAGCTGAAAGCTTTGAGCGCGAGGGGCTCGGGGAATATAATGATGATCCTGCCGTGATTACGGCGAGAGCCCGGAAATTCCTCCGCAATAAATACCTCGAAGCAGAAGTCGGGTTGACGGGGGCAAATTTTATCTCCGCCGAAAGCGGACGGCTGGTTATCGTGACCAATGAAGGTAATTCCCGGTTCTGCCTGGCTCCGACCAAAATGCACATTGCCCTCGTGGGAATCGAGAAAATCGTCCCGCGTGACACGGACTTGGCGCTATTCCTAAATTTACTCGCACGCTCCGCCACGGGACAGAAACTCACTATTTATACGGAATTCATTAATGGCCCGAAATCTCCCGAGCAGCCGGATGGTCCCGAGCAAATGCATGTCGTATTGCTGGATAACGGGCGCAGTGATGTCCTAGCGAGTGAATGCCGCGATATCCTACGGTGTATCCGGTGCGGAGCTTGTCTGAATGTCTGTCCGGTTTACCGCCAAGCCAGCGGGCACGCTTACCGGAGTGTTTATCCCGGCCCTGTAGGTGCCGTGCTTTCGCCGATCCTGGACGCGAAAAAATTCCCCGAGCTCGCTGACCTGCCGAAAGCCTCGAGTTTATGCGGTGCGTGTCATGAAGTGTGTCCGGTGAATATTCCGATCCCCGATCTTTTGCTGCGTTTGCGTGATAAGGCGAAAAAAGAACATATTCATTCCCCTAATACTCCTCCGATGGGAGGGTGGTCGATTTTGGCTAGTGAACCCATCCTGTGGAAATCCGCTTTGATCGCAGGAGCTGTGATGAATGTCATTAATCCGGATTTAATCCCGCTCCCACCGGTCAAACGATGGACCATGGTGCGCAAATTACCCGATTGGCACGGGGGTGAATTCCGGAAGTGGTTT belongs to Verrucomicrobiota bacterium and includes:
- the folE2 gene encoding GTP cyclohydrolase FolE2; its protein translation is MTPKKKPPIKKQIPTAIPLKDTQKERDTRNIRIDRVGVKELKYPIELRDKSHSSQHTVATISMTVDLPHHFKGTHMSRFLEVLNANGREIHVKRIPDILKKMQQKLEADDAHIEMDFPFFLEKQAPVTKAKSLMNYTGRFNASMRKGQLDFITGVVVPVTTLCPCSKAISARGAHNQRGDVTVQLRSKKAIWLEDIIALVEQSASSELFALLKREDEKYVTERAYDNPVFVEDLVRNVAVRLNKHPQVIWYRVEAENYESIHSHNAYAMVEKS
- a CDS encoding VCBS repeat-containing protein; translated protein: MNPLISSVNKPLQNLLLFILAMGMTLTEASGQDKNNLIRNGGFEQTITRDNQWDGVDSSKNIKFLPRTKNIMVQGKQEQGRTFSPSIAYEDMDGDGLPDMVIADATGFFYFFKNLGPKDNPEFATGEMIPVFFINNEDTVNTPKLTLSKYSGNLYDIIFGDYLGRIVRIPNSGSQQRPEFKLPNDMANFDLATSKQNLQIPTRADGSLWGNFFAPILVDWNGDGKKDLLIGEGTYSANAIHLFLNEGSDSVPRFSEKNEMILAYGYGREQLVPQVVDWDGDGILDLIIGSREGIVDSPGTLCLYKGKPIPKDATRVPQLEFTENIKIGGSVYTTPMATPCVTDYNGDGLPDILIASPSDGRIKVAINKGTKSAPDLATLVNIKAEDSLLRYRVASDWVDTTDINNVGNLNAINQYGIVEVVDTEIDPGSNPAEGKFAMKIHFPKPPMKYFMNNTLVKPDERVITLTPVSPSVILGKNYELSFKVKGKNMKGVLKMSALVFIDEVPNAQNPKVFDAVPAYSESGDKDFIPGSSWKEMTFNIVLPILQPARPNFKYADGKTGKDKFTYTGKPISTGITIKLTGDGETYFDDFKLIEK
- a CDS encoding DUF4159 domain-containing protein — translated: MAKKKTTIEKGKDHLGVIKRFVYALMASRFFLIALGLHVALLAIFGGIVIVEAVKHVVTGQFESTDFIAMPPGPPPAPPSDANPNEVDVEIPQTDVAETSAPDMKDIIVSENASAPSFMPEINVSASVGPNVEKIQTQVKNIPTPTAARKSAPAMSKERLSSINTRMSTGAEGSTPFGVGNTAGGGVTGVQGQFTCYVAKYAGGDWDQNIKLSADGQRVEFGGIPNLMTQITRWNKRLKANVQGVPLDLSDRNALFGSKPPVAFVYFTGHKDFKLTDAEVTNIRDFLLAGGVIWGDAGMPGRNSRFDIAFRREMRRVLPDPDQDFQPIDDRHPIFTQKGSLLKTTPSGINFYKEPIEVMMIGDQIGVLYTMNSYGKIWQVALNDKDKVLEQFDEGTQKAPNQTYTNFALWSRRNTYYRNVNNDTVVLAYKLGINVVVHLLLQYQAVLVSAPKVN
- a CDS encoding biopolymer transporter ExbD, translating into MSSGASSDGDVGLQIAPMVDVVFVLLLFFMASASLQQKEMELGINLPTKGSPQHAGTVEVPIYVDIDENGQVFWNQLPIDNPSPELSELRARLKEVVAKFGEKQPVIITPSPMVRHERITQVLSACTASGVKSLSFGG
- a CDS encoding biopolymer transporter ExbD codes for the protein MSESDHNHKKRRRKRHKEELFPPEDIEFQVAPMIDVLLVLLTFFMAISSTDEMVKYSGEEIKLPSVLYAKDKDKKALEVVINASWDDSANSGSLVVDGGQQFGDPSRITDLISQRYEAVPPEKRSLFRVLVRAGRNVRYSYIQEIMRAAAKAKVVNITYSVVSGEVEDGKGAKKPAPAPAS
- a CDS encoding MotA/TolQ/ExbB proton channel family protein; this translates as MKFNIQTKFIAILLLSMSLWLVSQTFVSAQEAAAPAVGGEAGVAEPEQTQNLFFYIKQGGMTVVILGLISVFMLTIIMDGFYNLRESRMAPEPLFARLKQSLNAGNYQEAWELCKTNPCFMANIMKIGLERVGKGEDSMEQAIEEATKTEASKLNSKISYLSVIGVVAPMLGLTGTVFGMMGAFGTMANAGPSATRELAANIGHVLVATAAGLLVSIPGFVFYYVFRNMVAQQVLVASLKINRLRDDIPFREIHGIKIGDIFAPPPAAGANPAASVSRVVTPPAGVAQTVACPSCGTAVAVGQPSCHACGTVLQWS
- a CDS encoding tetratricopeptide repeat protein codes for the protein MPNPINRIIKFASVAIIASFLSAVAHSEDVITRKSGEVVSGKITQVFPDAVMMKYKDAKSGQELSLKFFYKDMNSLVLDIPPTYDDAMKQFASGKYQQAITILEPLIIQYKGVIDPKIGTAIITVADAYVALNNLAKAEPLYIEFAKIYPDQASRANVGLAKIAYGKGETDKVMMLLASFEKEAAAVQSPTRAQERAFCEAFYILGQAYEKKKDYSKALECYLKSAVIYNGYQEIASQAQAKADALKKAKNTPKQTPVVFVP
- a CDS encoding tRNA (cytidine(34)-2'-O)-methyltransferase gives rise to the protein MNPSFHIVLYQPEIPPNTGNIMRLCSATNSILHLIHPLGFRFDDKAMKRAAMDYAENVDIRQWKDWEEFMAGEKPARLFFIETKTDQYYTEARFVAGDYLVFGRESKGLPDSLLEQFAGQTIKIPMFNEHARSLNLANSVAIVLYEAIRQQGK